The following are from one region of the Pseudodesulfovibrio piezophilus C1TLV30 genome:
- a CDS encoding nitrogenase component 1, which produces MSNASTKKTARPNFVSTTNACKLCTPLGAAMAFRGIEGAIPFLHGSQGCATYMRRYVISHFREPVDIASSALGEKNAIYGGGPNLKKGVLNVMKKYEPKLIGVATTCLTETIGDDVRMILKEFHGEFGDLDLPEIVHVSTPSYNGTHTDGWHGAVRSLVEQLCTTKAEEANRVNILPNMVSCEDVRQLHDICRDFGIMGTILPDISETLDGPTLEDYVKIPSGGTTLEDIKTMSGSRATIEFGRCLPQSTGGTSLESIFGVKNHRLGLPIGLRESDRFYEALEALSGTPMPRRYELERGRLIDAYVDGHKYVFGKRAVVYGEEDLVAGLCAFLAEIGIDVVLAGTGSRNKGLENAIAAVTDGVARRAPEVREGVDFQDIADEAETLKPDLLIGHSKGYKYAKAWNIPLVRVGFPIHDRFGGQRVLHLGYKGALNLFDMIVNTVIDKKQTESPIGYGYI; this is translated from the coding sequence ATGAGTAATGCTTCCACCAAGAAAACAGCTCGACCGAACTTTGTTTCAACAACCAATGCTTGCAAGCTGTGTACTCCATTAGGGGCGGCAATGGCTTTTCGTGGCATCGAAGGAGCCATCCCGTTTCTGCACGGTTCTCAGGGATGCGCCACGTATATGCGCCGATATGTCATTTCCCATTTTCGCGAACCCGTGGATATCGCCTCTTCGGCTTTGGGTGAGAAAAATGCCATTTATGGCGGTGGCCCGAACCTGAAAAAGGGTGTGCTCAATGTCATGAAGAAATATGAGCCGAAGCTCATCGGTGTGGCGACCACCTGCCTGACCGAAACCATTGGTGATGACGTCCGTATGATTCTCAAGGAATTTCATGGTGAATTTGGTGATCTGGATCTGCCTGAGATCGTGCATGTTTCCACTCCCAGCTACAATGGGACTCATACGGATGGATGGCATGGTGCCGTGCGTTCGCTGGTGGAACAACTCTGTACGACCAAGGCAGAGGAGGCCAATCGAGTCAATATCCTGCCTAACATGGTCTCCTGTGAAGATGTTCGCCAGCTGCATGACATCTGTCGTGATTTCGGCATCATGGGAACGATATTGCCGGATATTTCCGAAACCTTGGATGGTCCGACACTGGAGGATTATGTGAAAATACCCTCCGGTGGAACCACTCTCGAGGATATCAAGACCATGTCCGGCTCAAGGGCGACTATTGAATTTGGTCGTTGCCTTCCACAGTCCACAGGGGGAACCAGTCTGGAATCGATATTTGGTGTCAAAAATCATCGTTTAGGTCTTCCTATCGGATTGCGGGAGTCTGATCGCTTTTATGAGGCTCTCGAAGCTCTTTCCGGGACGCCTATGCCTCGGCGGTACGAATTGGAACGCGGCCGGCTGATTGATGCCTATGTTGATGGGCATAAATATGTCTTCGGAAAACGAGCTGTGGTTTATGGCGAAGAAGACCTTGTGGCCGGCCTGTGCGCCTTTCTTGCCGAGATTGGTATTGATGTTGTTCTGGCAGGAACAGGTTCTCGCAACAAAGGGCTGGAGAATGCCATTGCAGCTGTCACGGATGGTGTGGCCCGTCGTGCTCCGGAAGTCCGTGAAGGTGTGGATTTTCAGGATATAGCGGATGAGGCTGAAACGTTGAAGCCGGATCTGCTTATTGGGCATTCCAAAGGGTACAAGTACGCCAAGGCGTGGAACATTCCGTTGGTGCGGGTAGGATTTCCGATTCATGATCGCTTTGGCGGGCAACGGGTACTCCATCTTGGGTATAAAGGAGCACTCAACCTTTTTGACATGATCGTCAACACGGTCATCGACAAGAAGCAGACAGAGAGCCCTATCGGCTATGGATATATTTAA
- a CDS encoding radical SAM protein codes for MSSKDTTKHPCFNKETAGSCGRVHLPVAPKCNIQCNYCNRKYDCVNESRPGVTSGVLKPFQAAEYMDKVLEKEPRITVAGIAGPGDPFANPTEVLETMRLLNQRHPELLFCLSSNGMGILPYLDDIAELGVSHVTITISAVDPVIGAQIYSWVKDGNVVYRGEKGAEILLDRQLKAIKGLKERGIVVKVNSIVIPGVNEEHLVEVAKVVSALGADIQNMIPIKPTQDTPFAEVPEPGKETVLPLRKEAGEYISQMTHCKRCRADAVGLLGNDQSVALCGTLKACASLKPIEVKMPKPYVAVATREGMLVNQHLGEAKSFQIWGEAETGGFHMIEERKAPNAGCGPKRWADLAAMLNDCRAVLAAAMGETPQMLLEEHGVKAHVVDGFIQDALAVVFSEGDIKTLKGRRGGIGGACCTGTGTSCG; via the coding sequence ATGAGTAGCAAGGACACAACCAAGCACCCCTGTTTCAATAAGGAAACCGCAGGTAGCTGCGGCCGCGTACATCTACCCGTAGCGCCCAAGTGCAACATTCAATGCAACTACTGCAATCGCAAATATGACTGTGTCAACGAGTCGCGTCCCGGCGTGACAAGTGGTGTGCTCAAGCCGTTTCAGGCCGCTGAATACATGGATAAGGTCTTGGAAAAGGAGCCGCGTATCACTGTCGCGGGTATTGCCGGACCTGGCGATCCTTTTGCCAATCCTACTGAAGTGTTGGAAACCATGCGGCTGCTCAATCAGCGTCACCCTGAATTGCTCTTTTGTCTCTCCAGCAATGGCATGGGCATCCTGCCGTATCTAGATGATATTGCGGAGCTTGGTGTTTCCCATGTGACCATCACCATCTCGGCTGTCGACCCTGTCATCGGCGCTCAAATCTATTCATGGGTCAAAGATGGCAACGTTGTCTATCGTGGAGAGAAAGGGGCTGAAATACTCCTTGACCGCCAGCTCAAAGCAATCAAAGGCCTCAAGGAACGGGGGATTGTCGTCAAGGTCAATTCCATCGTTATCCCAGGTGTCAATGAAGAGCATCTTGTGGAAGTTGCCAAGGTTGTTTCTGCCCTGGGTGCAGATATCCAAAACATGATTCCGATCAAACCGACACAGGATACACCCTTTGCCGAAGTTCCCGAACCGGGCAAGGAAACCGTACTCCCCCTGCGGAAGGAAGCCGGTGAATACATTTCGCAGATGACGCATTGCAAGCGGTGTCGAGCCGATGCAGTGGGCTTGCTGGGGAATGATCAATCCGTGGCCTTGTGCGGGACCCTCAAGGCGTGTGCGTCGCTCAAGCCGATAGAAGTGAAGATGCCCAAGCCGTATGTAGCGGTTGCGACTCGTGAGGGTATGCTCGTCAATCAACACCTGGGTGAAGCCAAGAGTTTTCAGATTTGGGGGGAAGCGGAAACCGGTGGATTTCACATGATCGAAGAACGAAAAGCTCCTAATGCAGGCTGCGGTCCCAAACGATGGGCAGATCTCGCTGCCATGCTCAATGACTGTAGGGCGGTCTTGGCTGCTGCCATGGGTGAAACGCCACAAATGCTCTTGGAAGAGCATGGTGTGAAAGCACATGTTGTAGACGGTTTTATTCAGGATGCCTTGGCGGTTGTTTTCAGTGAGGGTGACATTAAGACTCTCAAAGGTCGCCGTGGCGGCATCGGTGGAGCCTGTTGTACCGGAACCGGTACTTCCTGCGGATAA
- a CDS encoding molybdopterin-dependent oxidoreductase: protein MSKEYVNSMCGMCSVRCPIQVEVVDGKAEYIQGSPKALKGALCPRGAAGTALTYDEERPQYPMIRQGERGEGKWKRVSWDEALDHVADKLKAIQAEHGKNSVLFSDRGGPFRDFYRAFLRGIGTVNYNNHDSACARNVQNAALSVFGFGRKGVSYDFKNAKHIIVQQRNIFEAINVAEVNNVLTGMKNGAKLSVIDIRANITATKADNFFLIRPGTDYAFNLAVINVIIAEELYDKQFVADWMQDFDALKSFVAQYTPEWAEKETGVNADSIRDLAQQLGEAAPSVVWHPGWMTARYSDSFYMSRTAYIINALLGAIGAKGGLPFMNKPGDVGAKGLKSFMELYPKPEGQRADGIGWMDGRKHFDAGPGLVNLAYESVAQGSPYPVKAYIAQRHDPLMAFPDSADVKVLWENIELLVAVTFSWSDTAWYSDVILPISPYLERDDQIMTKNGPKPCFQMRKRAMEPLYDTKAIWEIYAGLAKRFGLDELAMDNVEDLWNFQLEGTGVSIADFDETGIVDLADSPTYKPVKDGSFKTPSGKVQVIDEKLEGDGQLSLKPYESPELPPLDKFRITFGRCALHTQGHTVNNSLLFEQMPENTLWINSERAKKLGISTDDTVTISNNGHSGEIKAFVTDFIHPEAVFMIHGFGHTLPCESRAQGRGVADNELMPKGITKWDKGGGAIAMQEHFVTVSKA, encoded by the coding sequence ATGAGTAAGGAATATGTAAACAGCATGTGCGGCATGTGTTCGGTCCGCTGTCCCATTCAGGTTGAAGTGGTGGATGGCAAGGCCGAATACATTCAGGGAAGCCCGAAGGCTCTCAAGGGTGCACTCTGTCCTCGCGGTGCCGCTGGCACTGCTCTCACCTACGATGAGGAACGCCCTCAATACCCGATGATTCGTCAGGGAGAACGAGGCGAAGGAAAATGGAAACGAGTCTCGTGGGATGAAGCTCTTGACCATGTCGCAGACAAACTCAAGGCCATCCAGGCTGAACACGGTAAGAACTCCGTTCTTTTTTCGGATCGTGGAGGTCCATTCAGAGATTTCTACCGTGCGTTTCTGCGTGGGATTGGGACGGTCAATTACAACAACCATGATTCGGCTTGCGCCCGTAACGTGCAGAATGCAGCGTTGTCAGTCTTCGGATTCGGCCGCAAGGGTGTTTCTTATGATTTCAAGAACGCCAAGCATATCATTGTACAGCAGCGTAATATCTTCGAGGCAATCAATGTTGCAGAAGTCAACAATGTTCTGACAGGCATGAAAAACGGAGCCAAACTCTCGGTCATCGACATTCGTGCTAACATCACTGCGACCAAAGCGGATAATTTCTTTCTGATTCGCCCCGGAACAGATTACGCATTCAACCTGGCCGTCATCAATGTCATTATCGCTGAAGAACTCTATGACAAACAATTTGTGGCAGATTGGATGCAGGATTTCGACGCCCTCAAGAGCTTTGTCGCCCAGTACACACCGGAATGGGCCGAAAAAGAAACCGGGGTCAATGCAGATTCCATCCGCGACCTTGCACAGCAACTCGGAGAGGCCGCGCCCAGTGTTGTCTGGCATCCTGGTTGGATGACCGCCCGCTACTCGGACTCCTTCTATATGTCTCGCACGGCGTACATAATCAACGCCCTGCTCGGAGCTATCGGAGCCAAGGGTGGCCTTCCTTTCATGAACAAGCCCGGCGATGTGGGTGCCAAGGGACTTAAAAGCTTCATGGAACTCTATCCCAAACCGGAAGGACAACGCGCAGACGGTATCGGCTGGATGGATGGACGCAAGCACTTTGATGCGGGACCGGGATTAGTCAATCTCGCCTATGAAAGTGTTGCCCAAGGTTCCCCGTATCCGGTCAAGGCATACATTGCCCAACGCCATGACCCTCTCATGGCCTTCCCAGACTCTGCCGATGTTAAGGTATTGTGGGAAAACATCGAATTGCTGGTTGCTGTCACATTTTCCTGGTCAGACACCGCCTGGTATTCTGATGTCATCCTGCCGATCTCACCCTATCTGGAAAGAGACGATCAGATCATGACCAAAAATGGCCCCAAACCATGTTTCCAAATGCGCAAACGGGCCATGGAACCACTCTATGATACCAAAGCCATCTGGGAAATATACGCAGGTCTGGCAAAACGGTTTGGGCTTGATGAACTGGCCATGGACAACGTCGAAGACCTTTGGAACTTCCAGCTCGAAGGGACAGGGGTTTCCATTGCCGACTTTGATGAAACCGGAATTGTGGATCTGGCTGATTCGCCAACATACAAACCGGTTAAGGACGGTTCTTTCAAGACTCCTTCGGGCAAGGTTCAGGTCATTGACGAGAAACTGGAAGGAGACGGCCAGCTCTCCCTCAAGCCTTATGAATCACCAGAACTTCCCCCTCTGGACAAATTCCGTATCACCTTTGGCCGATGTGCCCTGCATACCCAGGGACATACGGTCAACAATTCACTCCTCTTTGAACAAATGCCCGAGAACACCTTGTGGATCAACAGTGAACGGGCCAAAAAACTCGGGATCAGCACTGATGACACCGTCACCATTTCCAACAATGGCCATTCCGGTGAAATAAAGGCCTTCGTCACTGATTTTATCCATCCTGAAGCAGTCTTCATGATCCATGGTTTCGGGCACACTCTCCCGTGCGAATCTCGCGCACAGGGGCGAGGTGTTGCCGACAATGAACTGATGCCCAAGGGAATCACGAAGTGGGACAAAGGCGGTGGAGCCATCGCCATGCAGGAACATTTCGTGACCGTGAGCAAAGCATAA
- a CDS encoding 4Fe-4S dicluster domain-containing protein: MAIYKIKFDKTRCIACDACLVHCKVKNKVPAGISLNRLTAEGPLADKDGKPTAKLKYQPCLHCKKPGCVPACPTGAMYQREDGLVLVDLDKCDGCQSCIDGCPWQVPVYNEMTGKIMKCDYCVDRVDAGGIPACVTGCTANALSFVRPE, translated from the coding sequence ATGGCCATTTACAAAATCAAGTTCGACAAGACGAGGTGCATCGCCTGTGATGCCTGCCTTGTCCACTGCAAGGTGAAGAACAAGGTTCCTGCCGGAATCAGCCTCAACCGACTGACGGCTGAGGGACCTCTTGCCGACAAGGATGGTAAGCCCACGGCTAAGCTTAAATATCAGCCGTGCCTTCACTGTAAGAAGCCGGGATGTGTCCCGGCGTGTCCCACAGGAGCCATGTACCAGCGAGAGGACGGTCTGGTCCTTGTTGATCTGGATAAGTGCGATGGATGCCAGTCCTGCATTGATGGCTGTCCGTGGCAGGTTCCCGTGTATAATGAAATGACCGGGAAGATCATGAAATGTGACTATTGCGTAGATCGGGTGGATGCCGGGGGCATACCTGCCTGCGTTACCGGCTGTACGGCCAATGCCTTGAGCTTCGTACGACCGGAATAG
- a CDS encoding sulfite exporter TauE/SafE family protein, producing MLRSNKILLMLALLAVVCFVAEPAWADRLAEAIAEAKPEGEPGYLGIPGGPQLNVMIGLVWAIWVGWIFSTVGAFGGIMAGVGHITIYGLGDYAKSFKKTMKLNKVVTDSIRVSNQWLVGCSAALSSFNYYKAGRLVLPLGIALAIGAVSGSWLVPWLTAGKISLKAYLGYFGLFVLFLGCYLTYETTPKGQANKKAAKKAAEAFQKSVKEQQAGGQVDLAEMGVKVQKFTPTACEFTFFGVEFRFNPLIPVVGGFFIAALASFLGVGGGFLLVPFLTSVAGLPMYLVAGTSAMAVFIGMVNSIASYMLLKQTPVAWGLIGAELIGIVIGSVIGPKTSKFIPEKVLKYIFIFLALYVGIRYTTKGFLGHSLVPPF from the coding sequence GTGTTACGTTCCAACAAAATTCTCCTGATGCTGGCCCTCCTGGCCGTGGTCTGCTTTGTCGCAGAACCGGCATGGGCCGACCGTCTTGCTGAGGCTATTGCCGAGGCGAAACCCGAAGGTGAGCCTGGCTATCTCGGAATTCCCGGCGGTCCGCAGCTGAATGTCATGATCGGTCTCGTGTGGGCGATCTGGGTTGGCTGGATTTTCTCCACTGTCGGTGCATTTGGTGGAATCATGGCTGGTGTCGGCCATATCACCATTTACGGACTGGGCGACTACGCCAAGAGCTTCAAGAAAACCATGAAGCTGAACAAGGTTGTGACCGATTCCATCCGTGTCTCGAACCAGTGGTTGGTCGGTTGCTCCGCAGCACTGTCTTCCTTCAACTACTACAAAGCTGGTCGTCTGGTTCTGCCCTTGGGTATTGCCCTTGCCATTGGAGCCGTGTCCGGTTCCTGGCTGGTTCCCTGGCTCACTGCCGGAAAGATCAGTCTGAAAGCGTATCTTGGCTACTTTGGTTTGTTTGTCCTGTTTCTGGGCTGCTACCTGACCTACGAGACAACTCCGAAGGGCCAAGCCAACAAAAAGGCCGCCAAAAAGGCCGCAGAAGCTTTTCAGAAATCTGTGAAAGAACAGCAGGCCGGTGGTCAGGTCGATCTCGCCGAGATGGGCGTTAAAGTCCAGAAGTTTACCCCGACAGCCTGTGAATTTACTTTCTTTGGTGTCGAGTTCAGATTCAATCCGCTGATTCCGGTTGTCGGTGGTTTCTTCATCGCAGCATTGGCTTCCTTCCTGGGCGTTGGTGGCGGCTTCCTGTTGGTGCCGTTCCTGACTTCCGTTGCCGGTTTGCCCATGTACCTTGTTGCAGGAACCTCTGCCATGGCCGTTTTCATTGGTATGGTCAACTCCATCGCTTCCTACATGTTGCTCAAGCAAACTCCTGTTGCCTGGGGACTGATTGGCGCTGAACTTATCGGTATCGTTATTGGTTCCGTTATTGGTCCCAAGACCTCCAAGTTCATCCCCGAGAAAGTACTGAAGTACATCTTCATCTTCCTCGCCCTGTATGTGGGTATTCGCTATACCACCAAGGGTTTCCTGGGTCATTCCCTGGTTCCTCCCTTCTAA
- a CDS encoding PH domain-containing protein: protein MARIYKIPMSKVVLTIFLLFVAAIAAAVAWSFNSGLLWTGICLVAVAGPLAIFYWYMLYITPKRAAITVADEGILLAAPPFASAVIPWASVVKVFPANLKTDDDFKIGKTKKFMEFIGYRSGVAELKNKQEAVIVANRIDVLCIQTEERFYLLGPSDMEGFTKDVETIAKQL, encoded by the coding sequence ATGGCTCGTATCTATAAAATTCCCATGAGCAAGGTGGTTCTGACCATATTTCTGCTCTTTGTCGCGGCAATCGCCGCTGCCGTGGCCTGGAGTTTCAACTCCGGCCTGCTTTGGACAGGCATCTGTCTGGTTGCCGTGGCTGGTCCACTCGCCATCTTTTATTGGTATATGTTATACATTACACCGAAACGCGCCGCCATTACCGTGGCAGATGAAGGCATTCTGCTGGCTGCACCGCCCTTTGCCAGTGCCGTCATTCCATGGGCCTCGGTGGTCAAGGTGTTCCCCGCCAATTTAAAAACTGATGACGATTTCAAGATTGGAAAAACCAAAAAATTCATGGAATTTATCGGCTACCGCTCCGGTGTTGCAGAACTGAAAAACAAGCAGGAAGCGGTGATTGTCGCCAATCGTATTGATGTTCTCTGTATTCAGACAGAAGAACGCTTCTACCTGCTCGGCCCATCCGACATGGAAGGATTCACCAAGGATGTCGAAACAATTGCAAAACAATTGTAG
- a CDS encoding phosphate/phosphite/phosphonate ABC transporter substrate-binding protein, which yields MTLFVCAVSLSGCSDEEPVVRVDLTRLAKITAPERKEAITYAYLPQYSHTISYKRHRALLQYLRQVTGLPLRQIFPDTFDEHIAMVQRGEIDISYSNPFVYIKLAEAGATAFARIIEPSGKPNFQGQVICRADNPTIASLSDCRGKSWIAVDPGSAGGYLFPRGLFYDHGIGMKDFSEVDFAPGPGGKQEKVVLAVHAGAYDIGTIRKGTLDIVAGKIDLSDIRVLAETRNYPGWVYSARKGLDPEVVKTLAQAMFALDYDNVDQQRILRAAGMRGIIPAKDIDYDPVRELADKLGMK from the coding sequence ATGACGCTGTTTGTGTGTGCCGTGTCACTTTCCGGGTGTAGTGATGAAGAACCCGTGGTCAGGGTGGATTTGACCAGGCTGGCGAAGATTACCGCCCCGGAGCGCAAAGAAGCTATTACCTATGCCTATTTGCCTCAATATTCTCATACCATATCATACAAGCGTCACCGAGCACTGTTGCAGTATTTGAGGCAGGTCACCGGGCTGCCGTTGCGCCAGATATTTCCGGATACCTTTGACGAACACATTGCCATGGTTCAGCGTGGTGAGATCGATATCTCGTATTCCAATCCTTTTGTGTACATCAAGCTTGCCGAAGCAGGGGCCACGGCTTTTGCAAGGATCATCGAGCCGTCCGGCAAACCCAATTTTCAGGGACAGGTCATCTGTCGAGCTGATAATCCGACTATTGCCTCATTGAGCGATTGTCGGGGGAAGAGCTGGATTGCCGTGGACCCAGGGTCTGCCGGAGGATATCTTTTCCCACGAGGTCTTTTTTATGACCATGGTATCGGAATGAAGGACTTCTCCGAAGTGGATTTTGCGCCTGGACCGGGTGGAAAACAGGAAAAAGTGGTGCTGGCGGTCCATGCGGGAGCCTATGATATCGGGACCATCCGAAAAGGAACACTGGATATTGTGGCCGGGAAGATTGATCTGAGTGATATCCGTGTGCTGGCCGAGACCAGAAATTATCCCGGTTGGGTCTATTCAGCTCGAAAAGGGTTGGACCCCGAGGTCGTCAAGACGCTTGCTCAGGCCATGTTCGCTCTGGATTACGATAATGTTGATCAACAACGTATCCTGCGTGCGGCAGGCATGCGTGGTATCATACCCGCCAAGGATATAGACTATGATCCGGTTCGGGAATTGGCTGATAAACTGGGAATGAAGTAG
- a CDS encoding ATP-binding protein yields MRLVSRLKFRTKLNLGISAILIAMALLLLPLVGTMTSKTLVEESKKRGSALAESLAARAVEPLLAGDFLRLKNMVDEQIAVGDVVYVFVQDNRGHVLTHTFHKGFPTDLIKVNTVGDGLLVHIQLLADGAQRIYDFASPVAVGRDRLGTVRIGLSKTRIEASVNRQLTTMAGLFAGALFLATALGTIFARQVALRLAALRQHAEAMLMGNLDSQSGPLDGVYCWERQDCGLRSCPAFGEKQRRCWYIAGTMCPDCNDDDTTQDSCRRCRVYRESAGDELQDLAETFDVMALSLKTHIAELRGAERNLRDQQRLMRTILDVTPDRVSLVDSRMRYQGANRSFAEYVGLALNEIDGKTDFDLFDEQTAEERHMAARDILQSGERLDTQVMVRDEDGERWFHVVCIPVYNEDGKITGLLRTDRDITDIKGYEKQLLQAQKMESLGLMAGGVAHEINTPLGIILGYAQLLQEDVEQGSLMQQDLTVIEKQAKVCKKIVSDLLGFSRQSHSAKREMCFNNSVMEAVSLVRHTFELSRVEIVTELDDRFPIIYGDPEKLKQVWINLLTNARDAYPEAGGTIVIRTRLDTPGGIVSLWVADTGQGIAGDDLKKIFDPFYSTKPVGLGTGLGLSVSFGIIEDHDGHIYAASPIPPEFKFPSKGDPMGPGTLFEVNLPLDHSVESPVDMNCAHAVENDET; encoded by the coding sequence ATGCGACTTGTTTCCAGGCTCAAATTTCGGACCAAGCTTAATCTCGGCATTTCCGCGATTCTCATAGCCATGGCTCTCCTACTTTTACCTCTGGTAGGCACCATGACATCCAAGACGTTGGTCGAGGAGAGCAAGAAACGCGGTTCAGCATTGGCTGAAAGCCTTGCGGCCCGAGCTGTCGAGCCTCTCCTCGCAGGCGATTTTCTGCGCCTGAAAAATATGGTTGATGAGCAGATAGCGGTTGGGGATGTGGTTTATGTTTTTGTCCAGGACAACCGGGGGCATGTGCTGACGCATACTTTTCACAAGGGATTTCCTACGGACCTGATCAAGGTCAATACCGTGGGGGACGGTTTGCTCGTTCATATCCAGTTGTTGGCTGATGGTGCTCAGCGTATCTATGATTTTGCATCACCCGTGGCAGTCGGGCGTGATCGGCTTGGCACGGTTCGGATAGGGTTATCCAAAACCCGTATCGAAGCTTCGGTGAACAGGCAACTGACCACCATGGCCGGGCTATTTGCTGGGGCGTTGTTCTTGGCCACCGCGCTGGGAACCATTTTTGCCCGTCAGGTCGCTCTTCGGTTGGCGGCCCTCCGGCAGCACGCTGAGGCCATGTTGATGGGCAATCTCGATTCCCAATCCGGGCCATTGGACGGCGTGTATTGTTGGGAGCGGCAGGATTGCGGCCTGCGGTCCTGTCCGGCCTTTGGTGAGAAACAACGGCGATGTTGGTATATTGCCGGGACAATGTGCCCTGATTGCAATGACGATGATACAACACAGGACTCCTGCCGGAGGTGTCGGGTATACCGGGAGAGTGCCGGGGATGAGTTACAGGATTTGGCGGAAACCTTTGATGTCATGGCTCTCTCTCTGAAGACGCATATTGCGGAACTGCGCGGTGCTGAAAGGAATTTACGCGATCAGCAGCGGTTGATGCGAACTATTCTGGATGTCACGCCTGACAGGGTCTCGCTGGTTGATAGCCGTATGCGCTATCAGGGGGCAAATAGGAGCTTTGCCGAATATGTCGGGCTGGCCTTGAATGAAATAGACGGCAAGACTGACTTTGATCTTTTTGATGAACAGACAGCAGAAGAACGTCACATGGCGGCACGGGATATTTTGCAGTCGGGTGAGCGGTTGGACACGCAGGTCATGGTTCGTGATGAAGATGGTGAACGCTGGTTCCACGTCGTGTGCATTCCGGTCTACAATGAGGATGGTAAAATCACCGGGCTGCTTCGGACAGATCGTGATATCACTGATATCAAAGGGTATGAGAAGCAACTCCTTCAGGCCCAGAAAATGGAATCCCTTGGTTTGATGGCTGGGGGTGTTGCCCACGAGATCAACACTCCATTGGGTATTATCCTCGGGTACGCGCAACTGTTGCAGGAAGATGTGGAGCAGGGGAGCCTCATGCAACAGGACCTGACTGTCATCGAGAAACAGGCCAAGGTCTGCAAGAAAATCGTTTCGGACCTCCTCGGTTTTTCACGGCAGAGTCATTCCGCCAAGCGTGAAATGTGCTTCAATAATTCCGTGATGGAGGCAGTCAGCCTTGTTCGGCATACATTCGAGTTGAGCCGCGTTGAAATCGTGACTGAATTGGATGACCGTTTCCCTATCATTTATGGAGACCCGGAGAAATTGAAACAGGTCTGGATCAATCTGCTGACCAATGCCCGTGATGCCTATCCTGAAGCCGGGGGAACCATTGTCATCAGAACGAGGCTTGATACGCCGGGTGGCATTGTCTCGCTTTGGGTCGCCGATACCGGACAGGGTATTGCCGGAGATGATCTCAAAAAGATTTTTGATCCGTTTTATAGCACCAAACCCGTGGGTTTGGGCACTGGGCTTGGTCTCTCCGTATCCTTCGGGATTATCGAAGATCATGATGGTCATATCTATGCGGCCAGTCCGATTCCCCCGGAGTTCAAATTTCCAAGCAAGGGAGACCCCATGGGACCGGGAACTCTCTTTGAAGTCAATCTTCCTCTTGATCATAGTGTTGAGAGTCCCGTGGATATGAACTGCGCGCATGCAGTGGAAAATGATGAGACGTAA
- a CDS encoding response regulator produces MANIIVVDDVSDAGMLVKRILERKGHSVTAFTEEEEALKHAAEKQVDLAILDIKLKKMTGVDVLEELKKLNPETKAIMLTGYPTLETARESLRLGAQEYCVKPINKDELETKVAEVMGE; encoded by the coding sequence ATGGCAAATATTATAGTAGTTGATGATGTTTCTGATGCCGGAATGCTGGTCAAGCGGATTCTCGAACGCAAGGGACACAGCGTGACCGCTTTCACTGAGGAAGAGGAGGCTCTGAAACATGCCGCTGAAAAGCAGGTGGACCTGGCGATTCTTGATATCAAGCTTAAGAAAATGACCGGCGTGGATGTGTTGGAAGAACTCAAGAAACTCAACCCCGAAACCAAGGCCATCATGTTGACCGGATATCCGACCTTGGAAACCGCACGGGAATCATTGCGTCTTGGGGCACAGGAATACTGTGTCAAACCCATTAATAAAGATGAACTGGAAACCAAAGTCGCCGAGGTCATGGGAGAATAG